From one Anopheles cruzii chromosome 3, idAnoCruzAS_RS32_06, whole genome shotgun sequence genomic stretch:
- the LOC128272575 gene encoding alpha-tocopherol transfer protein-like — translation MPPTVHKETNFSTTDLKWKMTLVQPSGELSAKIKEELREPANPADIERDIGIIREWLSKQPHLPKDMDDARLRTFLRGCKFSLERVKQKLDMYYTMRNAVPEFFTERDVNRAEMTEVLNVIHMPPLPGLTPNGCRVVMLRGTEKDIATPNVVESMKATLMIGDIRLSEESVGVAGDVYVLDASVATPTHFAKFTPALVKKFLICVQEAYPVKLKEVHVINVSPIVDTIVNFVKPFLKEKIRERIHIHSNIEDLYKFVPKEMLPSEYGGSAGSAKELNDQWRTKMAEYTGWFKEQEASKANESLRPGAPKTADELFGMDGTFRQLTID, via the exons ATGACTCTCGTCCAGCCGTCCGGAGAGCTGAGCGCCAAGATCAAGGAGGAGCTGCGCGAGCCCGCGAACCCGGCCGACATCGAGCGCGATATCGGCATCATCCGCGAGTGGCTCAGCAAGCAGCCGCACCTGCCGAAGGATATGGACGATGCCCGCCTTCGCACCTTCCTGCGGGGCTGCAAGTTCAGCCTGGAGCGCGTCAAGCAGAAGCTGGACATGTACTACACCATGCGCAACGCCGTGCCGGAGTTCTTCACCGAGCGTGACGTTAACCGCGCGGAGATGACCGAGGTCCTGAACGTTAT TCACATGCCACCGCTGCCGGGTCTGACGCCGAACGGGTGCCGTGTGGTGATGCTGCGCGGTACGGAGAAGGACATCGCCACGCCGAACGTGGTCGAGTCGATGAAGGCCACGCTGATGATCGGCGACATCCGCCTGTCGGAGGAGTCGGTCGGGGTGGCCGGCGACGTGTACGTGCTGGACGCGAGCGTCGCCACGCCGACGCACTTCGCCAAGTTCACGCCGGCGCTGGTGAAGAAGTTCCTGATCTGCGTCCAGGAGGCCTACCCGGTGAAGCTGAAGGAGGTGCACGTGATCAACGTGTCGCCGATCGTCGACACGATCGTCAACTTCGTGAAGCCGTTCCTGAAGGAGAAGATCCGCGAGCGCATCCACATCCACAGCAACATCGAGGACCTGTACAAGTTCGTGCCGAAGGAGATGCTGCCGAGCGAGTACGGTGGCAGTGCCGGATCGGCGAAGGAACTGAACGATCAATGGCGCACCAAGATGGCCGAGTACACCGGCTGGTTCAAGGAGCAGGAAGCCTCCAAGGCAAACGAGTCGCTCAGACCGGGCGCCCCCAAGACGGCGGACGAACTGTTCGGCATGGACGGAACCTTCCGGCAGCTGACCATCGACTAG